The following coding sequences are from one Humulus lupulus chromosome X, drHumLupu1.1, whole genome shotgun sequence window:
- the LOC133806641 gene encoding uncharacterized protein LOC133806641, protein MTRLTHAAEQALTNNFVYSLRLTVKPTNEYLLEVFKEDNSWIVNLKERICTCNRFQKDEMPYGHTLVVMKEMNIDPYDYCSHYYTTKVWLETYDATVYPVGKQQHWELPDFFKDITVLPPFERVKAKRPKKRRIIAA, encoded by the exons ATGACAAGATTGACACATGCTGCAGAACAAGCACTCACCAACAACTTCGTATACTCTTTGAGATTAACT GTAAAGCCAACAAATGAATATTTGTTAGAGGTATTTAAAGAAGATAATTCATGGATTGTAAATCTCAAAGAACGAATTTGCACTTGCAATAGATTTCAAAAGGATGAAATGCCATATGGTCATACTCTTGTTGTGATGAAGGAGATGAACATAGACCCCTACGATTATTGTTCACATTACTACACAACAAAAGTATGGTTAGAAACATACGATGCAACTGTGTATCCAGTAGGGAAACAACAACATTGGGAATTACCAGACTTTTTCAAAGACATCACAGTGTTGCCTCCATTTGAAAGAGTGAAGGCTAAAAGACCAAAGAAAAGAAGAATTATAGCTGCTTAG